The region AGCTTTTATTAAATGCTTTGCAGTTTTTAAACATTTCTTGCATATTAGTAACGCTAGAAGTATCAAAATATAGTGTTTCATTAAAATTACTACACCCACTAAACATAGCTTTCATATTAGTAACATTGCTTGTGTTTAGGTTTAAGCTTTTATTAAATGCTTTGCAGTTTTTAAACATTTCTTGCATATTAGTAACGCTAGAAGTATCAAAATATAGTGTTTCATTAAAATTACTACACCCACTAAACATAGCTTTCATATTAGTAACATTAGAAGTATCCCAAGTATTTATGCCACTAAAATCTTTTCTATTAGAGTTTAGAAATAATTCGCTCATATCTGTGATTAAACTTGTGTCTAAATAGCTTAAATCAATATTTTGATTTAATACAAAATCAATTAATTCGCTTTTGTCTTTAACTAAAATTTTCATTAGCTTCCTTTAATGTTTATTTTTAGTTTAGCATATTGATAGTCCTGATTATGTCCATATAAAATATTTTTAAAAGAATTTGAACTAGGAATTTCAATTATGAAATTCCTATTAGTTTTGATTATTTTTTAAACCATAAGCCCCAAGTTAAACCTACTAGTTTTTCAATACCTTTTACCCCAAGACCTACTTTTTTAGAGTTTGAAATATCTCTAGTTACTGATGTTTTACTTAAAACTTTATCTTTAAAAATACCTTTTGATTTTTTATATGTATAGCTTCCCACTTCTTCAATAACTCTATTTTCAACATAAGTAACAGGGTCTTTTTTAGTAGCTATAAAAGAGCCTATTGTAAAAGCTGTTTTAACTGGTTTACTTGTCGCTATTTTTGGAGCTGCTTTTGCAACTTTTATTGTAGTTTTTAAAGTTTTTCCTAATATTCCAATATTTTCTCCTTTAATTATTTTTCAAATACTTCAGCTATTGCATTTTTTAGTTTTGTAAATTCTGTTTTTAGTCTTTTTAGATTTTCATCTTGTTTGCTAAAGTCAAATGTTTCTTGCATTTCTTCTAATTTTTTTAGTACTTTTTCATCGCTAAAGCCGTTTTCTAATAAATCAAGCGATATATCTTTTAGAGCTTTTTTGTTTTTTGATTTGTTATTTTTATTATCTGTTATAGCTGTTTTATACATATTTTCTACGATTTCTAGCTCTGAAATTAGGCTGTCTTTTATAGTAGAATTGATATTTGGGCGTTTTAAAAAATTATGTAATGATTGTTTTTCATTAGCAATTTCTATTTTTTGCAATGAACTATAAGCACTTATCCCACTATAATTTAAGCCATATTCATCTAAAACATCAGCTACATTTGCTAAGATTTTTTCTATATCACTTTTTGTTTTTAAATCAGCTTTGTTTAATACTATGAAAAGCTCTTTATTATCTAATTCAAGTTCATCTAAAAAGTCTAAATCACTCTTAGGAATAGTTCCGTTTGCATCAAGTCCTATTAGCCATATTAAGGCACTTGCATTTTTTAAATAATCTTTAGCTGTGTTTAAATCTTCGCTAGTGTAATCACTTGCTGAGCTTGATGGATTATAGCCTGGTGTATCTATAAAGCAAATATTATCAAACTTTAGTTTAGTACCTAATACCATATAAGGCATTATTTGTTTAAGATTAAAGCCAAATGAGTGTATAAACTTATGTGATAGTTTTTTATACATATTACTATCTATTTCATTTAGATTTATACTTGCGCTTTGGTTATTGCAAGCTAATATCATAGGCTCATCTTTATTTATTACATAAGTAGGAATTGCTGTAGTTGGCTCTATTCCTATAGGAAGTTTTACTTCATCATCGTTTATAAATGAGCTTATGAACTCACTTTTACCTGCACTAAAGCCACCGCCAACTGCAATGATATTTTTAGTAAATATATCAGGGTAGTTTGAAATGATTTCAAGCTTTTTTTCTATGGTTTGAAGTTTTATTATAGCTTCTGCTTCGTTTGATAGCGATTCTTCATAATTTGCAAACTCTAAAAAGTCGTTATTTAGATACTTTTTATAATTTGCAACACCCTTGTTTGTAGATTTACTTGAAAGCAATGCTTTTGTTAATTTTTTTTGCAAACTCAATTCATTAATTTTTAAATTTTTATTATCAAGTTCTTGATTTAATGAATTAATGTTTTGAATTTTATTATCTAAATCTTGATTTTTATTTTCTAAATCTTTGTTTAATTCATTAATTTTTAAATTTTTATTATCAAGTTCTTGATTTAGTGAATTAATGTTTTGAATTTTATTATCTAAATCTTGATTTTTATTTTCTAAATCTTTGTTTAATTCATTAATTTTTAAATTTTTATTATCAAGTTCTTGATTTAATGAATTAATATTTGAATTTAGATTGTCAATAGTTTGATTTGATTGGTTTTTAAAAGTATCAAATTCAAACTCAAGTTCTAATAGCTTCTTTTTTGATTTTTTGCCAAATAAATCTAACTCCATTTTATTCTCCTAATTTTTTGATTTCTTTTAATATTGTTTCTTTTGTTTTAATTGCTGCTTCTTTGTTTTCTATATCTAAAGCTAGTTTGTTTAGTTCTTTTTGACAACTTAAAAAGATTTCGCCACTTAAATCCTTATTCTGCAAATGTTTTTGTATATTTGCGATGAAATTATTTATATCACTAATCACATTCGTTTCTAGGCTATCTAGGTAGTTTTTTACTTCTGCTACATAGTTTTTGCCTTCGCTATCGCTTAATCTTCCGCTACGATTTAGTGAGCTTGGCATTTTGCTTGAGTATGATATATCAGGGGTTTTTATAGAACTTATAACTTTATTTATAGCCTTTGCTATGATGATTTCATCTATAAATTCTCTATCCATATTTTCTCTTAAAGTTTGCATTACGATTTTGCTTAGATTTTTCTTCCATGAGTTTAGATATTCATTAGCGTTTAGACTGATTAGCTCTTCAAGTTTATTTGTAAGTGCTATTAAGCCACTATGAATAGTCCCTGCCATTACATTTGTAGTAGTAATGGTTCTGTATCTTGTAACTGGGTATTCTTCATAATCATACTCATAACTTCCCCAACTAAAAGGGTTATACCATTTGCTTGTGCTTCTTTTTACTCTTCTTGTTTCATAATCTGTATATCTTTCTTCTTTAGTCTCTGTACTTACGCTATCATCTACATTTTCGTTTTCTTTAGAAAAATACGCTTTAGCTGTGTTTTGAAGGTGTTTTTTGATTTTTTCATCAATTTCGTTTATATGCTCTTTGTATCTTTTACTAAGCTCTTTTGATGCTACTTCTTTTGCCTTGGCTAATTCTTGTTCTTGTTTTTTGAGTGAGCCTAAATCCATATCTTTTAAAGATTTTAAATCATTTGAAATTAGCTTTTCTAATTCTTTTATAAAATCGTTAAAATCGTTTGTTTTAGCACTTATAAACTCATTTGATTTTTTGTTTAACAATTCATCTTTTAGTTCTTTTACATAGTTTAGTTTTTCTTTGACTAATTCTATATTTGCTAATTTTTTTAGATTTTCTTTAGTATTTTTCTCGTTAAAATAATTAGGATAATTCATTCTTAAAAGGTTCATCACATGCTCTTCATTCTCATCTAATGAGCCTAGATGATTTAGTATAGAATAAGCCATCCCTGATGAAGTAATCACTTCATTTTTGCTTAAATTTTGCCATAAAGCTTTTGCATATTCGCATTCTTTTTCTTGTTCTTCGCAGTAGCCTTTTAGTTGTTTTGTAAAGCTGGTTTTAAGCTTATCTAAGGCTAGGTCTAAATCTTCATTGGTTTCAGTTTTTAATGAGCCGTAAAGCTGCTCATCCATTTTAGACGCTATTACAAATAGCTCATTTACTCCGTCTTTATTGCCTAATCTATCCATTAAATTAGTATCTTCTTGGTTTAGAAACTGCCCTGATGGAGATACTATAAACACCACATCGCATTTATGTAAAAGCTCTTTTGTCCTTGCTTCACGAGATACTATTGGGTCATTTACGCCTGGGGTGTCAATGATTTGGATATTTTTTAAGCTTTCTTCGTTTAGCTTCAAGGTAACTGATTTTGTATAAGGCATAAACCTACCATTAGCCCCAACATATTCTAAAAGCTCTTTATTTAATTCGTTTATATTGTTTGCTTTGATGGTTACAAATTCATCTTTTAGTTTTAGTGGATTTGCTTTAATTCTTTCAAATTGATCATAGCTTGAGCTTAGGATAAGATTATCGTTTAGCTCTCTTTTTGCTGATTTTTCGGCTTTTTCTTCTATATCTTTTATATCTTCTTTGCTTAATTTAGCATCTAGTTTTTTCTCTTTTCTCTCTTTTAGCTCAATAAATTTTATATCTTTTAATCTATTTAGCTCTTTTATATATTGAGAATGCTGATTTTCAATCTCATTAATATCGGCTTGTTTATAAAGTTCAACGATAGCACTTAAATTCTCATCGTATTCAATCATAGTAAGTGCTGCTGTCATAGGTGTAGCAGCCTTAGGTAATACATCAGCTCCATTAAAGACTAAAGCATTTAATAACGAGCTTTTACCAGCTTTTACACGCCCAACTATTCCTATTTTTAATAATCTTTGGCTATTTTTTAACTCTTCTAAATATTTTTCTAATTCCCCACTTTTTACTATTGCAAACTCATCTTTTAGACTTGTTATTGTGCTTGTTTGTAAATCATCGTATTTTAAGACTAATTCTTCTAAATTTTTTGTTTTAGCTAAAATCTGCATTTTTACTCCTTGAAATATTTGTTTTCTAATTCTTGTGTTTTGTTTATTATTTTGTTTAAATAATTAATCTGATTATCTAGCACTTCTTTTGTTTTGCTTAGTGTCTCTAGGTCTTTTTGTGTTCTTTCTTTTTCTTCTTTCATACTTTCATCAAAAGCTTGTGCTATTACCTTACTAAGCTCTTCTACTTGGGTTTTAAAAAGATTTGGGACTATATTAGATAGTTCAGTTCCTACTTTAGCCATTACTTCTTCTTTAAATTTACTCTTAGCTCTTTCTTCGGCTTCTTCCCTAGCTCTTCTTGCTTCTTCTCTAGCTTCACGCTCAGTTTCTTTATTACCTCCATCTAAAAAACCTAATAATCCACTTAAAATATTTGTTGCTATATTAATTATAGGAATATGCTTAAATGCTGAAAGAATATTTATACCAAGGATAGCTATATCTTTTATAAAGCCTGTATCAGCATTGATTTTGCCTATTTGGATATTTTCTACTTGTATATCTATGCCACGAGCAATGGTTTTGATACTATCTAAATCAAAACTTTTTATATTATTGTTTAAGGTTAGATTTCCTAGGTCTATTTCAAATTCTTTTACTATGCTTTCTCTGATTTTTAGTAAAGACTTGTTTATTTCAGCGGATAATACTACTTCAATCATATTACTTAAATCATTTGAAATATCAGCACCATTTATAGCTCTATTTGCTAGATGGTTTAAGTCATTATGAATTGTTGTTTTTGTGTTTTGTATTATACGACCTACTTCATTAGCTCCGTATTTTTGATATCCTAATTCGCTTAAGGTTTGTTTTGTGCTATTTATTTTATTTGTTATTGCTGCAAAATCTTTTAATTTTTCTTCAAAATCTTTTTGATTTAATTGTAAATTTATTAGACTATTTTTGCTTATATTTCTAATGCTTTTATTAAATATTTTTAATTCTTCATAGAATATATTTTTAAATATTTTTTCACTATCAATGCTTTTTAATGCTTTTAATAATTCATTACCGCTACTATCTCCTAGGCATATTATTTCCTTATCATAGTCGTATTCTTCTAAAAGCTCTAGGATTTGCTCTTTTACTTTTTCTATGGTGCTTGGGGTTGCTAGATTTGTCTTGCTTAAACAAAATGTAAAATCTCTATTATGCTCTGTAATGTTGTTGATTTCACTTTTGATATCTTTTTGTATTGTTCCATCACTAACTGGATTTAAGATTATAAAATAAGCACCTTTATAAAGATAATTAATTATGGCTTTATTGTGATAATTATTTCTAGCAGCAAAGCCTGGCATATCAACTAAAACCAATGGTTCAATATCTTTTAATCTTTTATTATTTAAAAAAACTTGAATATATTTATAATTACTATTGCTTGTAGCTAGAGAGCTTAACTCGTTTATATTTAAAGTGATTTTTTGGTTGTTTTCATCTATTGCTATGATTTTTTCATCTTCATTAAATCTTAGCTCAGTTGCAAGTGCTGTTGTAGGCTCTATCTTAGTCGGTAAAATCCCCCCCCCATAGATACAGAATTATCTAAAAAATTATTAATCAATGTGCTCTTACCCGCACTAAAAGCACCTACTACTGGGATTATTAGCTCGGTTGAATTAATTCTTGATTTTAATTCATTAATTTTTGAGAAGATTTCTTTATCTTCAACTACTAATTTTAGTTCATCTAAAAATGACAAAAATTGATTTTTGATTTCTAACATTGTTTTCCTTTCATAAAATTTGCTTTGATTATATCATAAAGATATGCTGAAAAGTGTCCATTTAATTTTTTTTTAAAAAAATATATGGAATTTTATCGTGCTAATGAATATTTTTAATATAATCTTAAAAATTTAAAGGACATTTATGAATAAAAATATTTTAGATAGCTTAAATTTATCAGATAAGCAGAGTTTTGCTGATGGGCTAAAGGCATTAATTGAGCAAACTTATGTAGTAGAGAATGAATACAAGGCTTTAAAGACTTCTTATGATAGTTTAATGCTAATGATAAATGAAATCATTGAGATTTTACCAAGTGCTATTTGGGTTTTGGGTGAAAATCAAAATCTAGTAGTGAAAAACAAATTAGCAAGTGATGAATTATTTAGGCAAATTGACCTTAATAAAGAGCATTATGAATTAGAATTTTTAAACAATTTTTATTAAATTAAATCTATAAAATAAGCTAATGAGAAACTAATAATTATATTGCTATAAAATAAATGACAACTTATTTAGAGATTAATAATATTACAAATACTCATATTTAAAAAAGACAATGAAAAAATCTTAAATATTAATTCTCTTTTAAGTGTATTTATAAGCCAAGTGCGAATGAAATAAAAAGGGCTTGATTTTAACATCAAGCTTTGTTATATCAATATTAAAATTATTTAAAAAATATTCATACAAAAGCGAATAGTTAGAATTATTCATATAAATACAAATAATATTTTCATCATCTTTTATTAGTAAAGTATCATAAAATCTTTGATAATTTAAAGTAAAATTTTATAAATATTTTTAAAAAATACTAAAAGTATAAAATTACAAACACTAATAAAAATATAAAATATACTCAAAAAAATTATTTAATTTATACAATTGTTGTTTGCTTTGAATATTAAGCTAGTAATATAAGCGTTTTTAACAAAATAAAGACACAATAATTTTTACTTACTTTTATACATAATAATGTATGAATAATAAAATAATATAAATTATTTATTAAACAAAAATTGTGATAATTAGTTTTATTTAAAAGGTTGTAAATGCAAATAATTCAAAATTTAAATTCTATCATAATTAATACAGATGATTTTGAATTATTTACAAAAATAAAAAAAATCATCACTAAAAACTTCTCCTCTAACATAGGTAAAAAGAGTAAAATCATTTCATTTTATATTGAAAATGAATTAACGCAAAGAATATACTTTCTAAAATTTATATCAGCACTAAATAAAAAATACAATAATGAAACCATACAAAACATAAATCACTCTTATTACAAAATGTTTAAGCTAAAATTAGTAGATATAAATTCATTAAATTCGACATTAAATTGCAATCTCAATTTTAATAAAAAATATATCATTTTAAACTTTAATATACTAGAAAGAAAAATAATAAGCTATCTAAATAATTATTTTCAAAACCACAATACCAGCGTAATAAACAATAAATTTATAATTACTTATAAAGATGAAAATACGTTAAATTTATTAAATACATTTTGTGAATACAACGAACATTTAAATTATTATATAAATTTTACATTAGATGAGTTTGAATATTTAAAATTTAAAAATGAAATCAAAAATGAAATCAAAAAAGATAATAAATTTTTAAATATTTGTATGCTTTTAGAAGAACATTTTCATACTTTAGGTATAAAAACAGGTGCTAGCTTTAATGAAGTAAGAAATGCATATTTAAAGCTTAGCAAACAATACCACCCTGATTTTCACAATGATAAAAATGATGAGGTTAAAAGGCTTTTAAAGGATAAATTTGAAAAAATTAATCTAGCCTACGAAAGCCTAAAACCTCTTTATAAAAATAAAACCTAGCAAAATTTCTTGTAATTTGTAGCTAGACCTGCAAGGCTAGTTTCTTTATATCTTGTATCCATATCCTTGCCTGTTTCATACATAGTTTTAATAACCTCATCAAGCCCAACGCTAGGAGCACTCTCTCTATCCATAGCCATTTTAGCTGCACTTACAGCCTTTATAGCTCCGAATACATTACGCTCAATGCAAGGAATTTGAACAAGTCCTGCAACAGGATCACAAGTTAGCCCTAAATGATGCTCCATTGCAATTTCAGCTGCACTAAAACAATCAATCGGACTTGCCCCCATACTAAAGGCAAATGAAGCAGCTGCCATTGAAGAAGCTGAGCCAATTTCTGCTTGACAACCTGCTTCAGCTCCACTTATACTTGCGTTTTTCTTAAACAATGAACCTATCGCCATTGATACTAATAAAAAGTCTCTAATGTCCTTTTCACTCATACTTTTTACATGCTCTTTTAAATATAAAAGCACAGCAGGAACTACTGCGCAAGCTCCATTGGTTGGAGCAGTTACTACACGATTACCCGCTGCATTTTCTTCTGAAACACTCATAGCATAAAGACTAAAATAATCTATAAAATCCAAATCACCCTTACGATTTAAATTCTTATCATCTAAAAGCATTAATTTTTTAGCTAATGCAGGAGCTCTTCTTTTAAGCTTGATTGGTCCTGGTAGGATTAGTTCATTTGAATTAGCACCTGCTTTAAAGCTATCTTGCATTGCTTCATAAATCTCTTTGCAATAATTATTTATATATTCTTCGCTATTAAAATTAAGCTCATAAAGCATTGCAATTTCGGCTATGTTTTTATTGTATTTATTACATAACCACAAAAGCTCCGTCGCACTATCAAAAGAATAATCATAATTTTTTTCTTGATTAGTTTGATTAGTTTTACTAATCTCATCTTCACTTTTAATAAATCCACCGCCAACTGAATAATAAGTCTTAGATTTAACACAAGTATTATTTGAAAATGCTTCAATCGTTAAAGCATTTTCGTGATAGCTTTTAAATTCTTTAG is a window of Campylobacter sp. MG1 DNA encoding:
- a CDS encoding BspA family leucine-rich repeat surface protein, whose translation is MKILVKDKSELIDFVLNQNIDLSYLDTSLITDMSELFLNSNRKDFSGINTWDTSNVTNMKAMFSGCSNFNETLYFDTSSVTNMQEMFKNCKAFNKSLNLNTSNVTNMKAMFSGCSNFNETLYFDTSSVTNMQEMFKNCKAFNKS
- a CDS encoding dynamin family protein, with amino-acid sequence MELDLFGKKSKKKLLELEFEFDTFKNQSNQTIDNLNSNINSLNQELDNKNLKINELNKDLENKNQDLDNKIQNINSLNQELDNKNLKINELNKDLENKNQDLDNKIQNINSLNQELDNKNLKINELSLQKKLTKALLSSKSTNKGVANYKKYLNNDFLEFANYEESLSNEAEAIIKLQTIEKKLEIISNYPDIFTKNIIAVGGGFSAGKSEFISSFINDDEVKLPIGIEPTTAIPTYVINKDEPMILACNNQSASINLNEIDSNMYKKLSHKFIHSFGFNLKQIMPYMVLGTKLKFDNICFIDTPGYNPSSSASDYTSEDLNTAKDYLKNASALIWLIGLDANGTIPKSDLDFLDELELDNKELFIVLNKADLKTKSDIEKILANVADVLDEYGLNYSGISAYSSLQKIEIANEKQSLHNFLKRPNINSTIKDSLISELEIVENMYKTAITDNKNNKSKNKKALKDISLDLLENGFSDEKVLKKLEEMQETFDFSKQDENLKRLKTEFTKLKNAIAEVFEK
- a CDS encoding dynamin family protein yields the protein MQILAKTKNLEELVLKYDDLQTSTITSLKDEFAIVKSGELEKYLEELKNSQRLLKIGIVGRVKAGKSSLLNALVFNGADVLPKAATPMTAALTMIEYDENLSAIVELYKQADINEIENQHSQYIKELNRLKDIKFIELKERKEKKLDAKLSKEDIKDIEEKAEKSAKRELNDNLILSSSYDQFERIKANPLKLKDEFVTIKANNINELNKELLEYVGANGRFMPYTKSVTLKLNEESLKNIQIIDTPGVNDPIVSREARTKELLHKCDVVFIVSPSGQFLNQEDTNLMDRLGNKDGVNELFVIASKMDEQLYGSLKTETNEDLDLALDKLKTSFTKQLKGYCEEQEKECEYAKALWQNLSKNEVITSSGMAYSILNHLGSLDENEEHVMNLLRMNYPNYFNEKNTKENLKKLANIELVKEKLNYVKELKDELLNKKSNEFISAKTNDFNDFIKELEKLISNDLKSLKDMDLGSLKKQEQELAKAKEVASKELSKRYKEHINEIDEKIKKHLQNTAKAYFSKENENVDDSVSTETKEERYTDYETRRVKRSTSKWYNPFSWGSYEYDYEEYPVTRYRTITTTNVMAGTIHSGLIALTNKLEELISLNANEYLNSWKKNLSKIVMQTLRENMDREFIDEIIIAKAINKVISSIKTPDISYSSKMPSSLNRSGRLSDSEGKNYVAEVKNYLDSLETNVISDINNFIANIQKHLQNKDLSGEIFLSCQKELNKLALDIENKEAAIKTKETILKEIKKLGE
- a CDS encoding dynamin family protein, which encodes MYGGGILPTKIEPTTALATELRFNEDEKIIAIDENNQKITLNINELSSLATSNSNYKYIQVFLNNKRLKDIEPLVLVDMPGFAARNNYHNKAIINYLYKGAYFIILNPVSDGTIQKDIKSEINNITEHNRDFTFCLSKTNLATPSTIEKVKEQILELLEEYDYDKEIICLGDSSGNELLKALKSIDSEKIFKNIFYEELKIFNKSIRNISKNSLINLQLNQKDFEEKLKDFAAITNKINSTKQTLSELGYQKYGANEVGRIIQNTKTTIHNDLNHLANRAINGADISNDLSNMIEVVLSAEINKSLLKIRESIVKEFEIDLGNLTLNNNIKSFDLDSIKTIARGIDIQVENIQIGKINADTGFIKDIAILGINILSAFKHIPIINIATNILSGLLGFLDGGNKETEREAREEARRAREEAEERAKSKFKEEVMAKVGTELSNIVPNLFKTQVEELSKVIAQAFDESMKEEKERTQKDLETLSKTKEVLDNQINYLNKIINKTQELENKYFKE
- a CDS encoding J domain-containing protein; protein product: MQIIQNLNSIIINTDDFELFTKIKKIITKNFSSNIGKKSKIISFYIENELTQRIYFLKFISALNKKYNNETIQNINHSYYKMFKLKLVDINSLNSTLNCNLNFNKKYIILNFNILERKIISYLNNYFQNHNTSVINNKFIITYKDENTLNLLNTFCEYNEHLNYYINFTLDEFEYLKFKNEIKNEIKKDNKFLNICMLLEEHFHTLGIKTGASFNEVRNAYLKLSKQYHPDFHNDKNDEVKRLLKDKFEKINLAYESLKPLYKNKT
- a CDS encoding L-serine ammonia-lyase, whose amino-acid sequence is MSNLSIFKIGIGPSSSHTVGPFVAGNEFLKGLNLKEITRIKVTLFGSLSLTGKGHLSDIAVVLGLSGLNVKTISPEQKQVVLLRLNERKLLLGNEFEIDFDENSDIIFSKEFKSYHENALTIEAFSNNTCVKSKTYYSVGGGFIKSEDEISKTNQTNQEKNYDYSFDSATELLWLCNKYNKNIAEIAMLYELNFNSEEYINNYCKEIYEAMQDSFKAGANSNELILPGPIKLKRRAPALAKKLMLLDDKNLNRKGDLDFIDYFSLYAMSVSEENAAGNRVVTAPTNGACAVVPAVLLYLKEHVKSMSEKDIRDFLLVSMAIGSLFKKNASISGAEAGCQAEIGSASSMAAASFAFSMGASPIDCFSAAEIAMEHHLGLTCDPVAGLVQIPCIERNVFGAIKAVSAAKMAMDRESAPSVGLDEVIKTMYETGKDMDTRYKETSLAGLATNYKKFC